The Xanthomonas sp. DAR 80977 nucleotide sequence TTCTTCGACGACGACGCGCCTCAGGGCCTGGTCGACTTCTTCGACCGCGTTGCCGGGTAGCGGGTCGGTTACGCCGGAATTCGGCCGCGCTGGTGTCGCCGTGCCCGCACTGGCGCCAGATCGCGCCGCGCAACCCTGCTGTGGAGGGGATGCCGTGCGCAGCGCAGGCCGGCCATGCGGCAGCACGCAGGCCGGCCGAACGACCCGCGCCCGCTGCTACTCCACCGTCACCGACTTGGCCAGGTTGCGCGGCTTGTCCACATCGGTGCCGCGCGCCAGCGCGGTGTGATACGCGAGCAACTGCACCGGGATGGTGTGCACCACCGGGCTGAGCAGGCCGGCGTGGCGCGGCGTGCGGATCACGTGCACGCCTTCGGATTCGCTGAAGTGGCTGTCCTGGTCGGCGAACACGAACAGCTCGCCGCCGCGCGCGCGCACCTCCTGCATGTTGGACTTCACCTTCTCCAGCAGCGCGTCGTTGGGCGCGATCACCACCACCGGCATGTTGGCGTCGACCAGCGCCAGCGGGCCGTGCTTGAGTTCGCCGGCCGGGTAGCCCTCGGCGTGGATGTAGGTGATTTCCTTGAGCTTGAGCGCGCCTTCCAGCGCGATCGGATAGTGCAGGCCGCGGCCCAGGAACAGCGCGTTGTGCTTGTCGGCGAAGCGCTCGGCCCACACCGCGATCTGCGGTTCCAGGTTCAGCGCATGCTGCACGCTGCCCGGCAGGTAGCGCAGCTGTTCCAGGCAATCGGCTTCCTGCGCTTCGCTCAGGCGCCCGCGCAGCTTGGCCAGCACGCAGGTGAGCTGGAACAGCGCCGCCAGCTGGGTGGTGAAGGCCTTGGTCGAGGCGACGCCGATCTCGGCGCCGGCGCGCGTGTACAGCACCAGCGCGCTGGCGCGCGGGATCGCGCTCTCGGGCACGTTGCAGATCGACAGGGTCTTGGCGTGGCCCAACGACTTGGCGTATTTCAGCGCCTCCATCGTGTCTAGGGTCTCGCCGGACTGGGAAATGGTGACGATCAGCTGGCGCGGATTGGCGTGCGCGGCGCGGTAGCGGTACTCGCTGGCGATCTCCACGCTGCACGGCAGGCCGGCGATCGACTCGATCCAGTAGCGCGCGGTCAGCCCGGCGTAGTAGCTGGTGCCGCAGGCGAGGATCTGCACGCCCTCGACGTCGGCCAGCAGCGCATCGGCGTTGCGGCCGAACAGCGCGGTGTCGAAGCCGCCGGCGTCGAACAGCGCTTCCAGCGTGTCGGCCAGCGCGCGCGGCTGCTCGTGGATCTCCTTCTGCATGAAATGGCGGTACGGGCCCAGTTCCAGCGAGGCCAGCGACACCTCGGACATGTGCACCTCGCGCTGCACTGGTTGGTCCTCGGCGTCGTACACCTGCACCCCGGTCCGGCTCAGCTCGGCGGTGTCGCCCTCTTCCAGGAAGATCACCCGGCGCGTGGCCTGCAGCACCGCCGACACGTCGGAGGCGATGAAGTTCTCGCCCTCGCCCAGGCCGATCAGCAGCGGGCAGCCCATGCGCGCGCAGACCAGCACGTCCGGGCGCGACCTGCTGACCGCGGCCAGCGCGTAGGCGCCGGTCAGCTCCTTCGCCGCGGCCTGCAGCGCCGCCAGCAGCGACAGGCCCTGCGCGGCGTGGTGGTGGATCAGGTGGGCGATGACCTCGGTGTCGGTCTGCGACTCGAACACGTAGCCCAGCGCGCGCAGCCGTTCGCGCTGCTGCTCGTGGTTCTCGATGATGCCGTTGTGCACCAGCGCCAGGTCGCCGTGGCTGACGTGCGGATGCGCGTTGGCCTCGGTGACGCCGCCATGGGTGGCCCAGCGGGTGTGGCCGATGCCCAGCGTGGCGTGCAGATCCTCGGCCAGCGCCGCGCTTTCCATCTCCGCCACGCGCCCGGTGCGGCGCACCCGGCGCACGCCGTCGCCGGCGACCACGGCGATGCCGGAGGAGTCGTAGCCGCGATATTCCAGACGCTTCAGGCCTTCGATCAGCACCGGCACCACGTCCCGCTCCGCTATCGCACCCACGATCCCGCACATAGCCGCACCCTGCACCGAAAGATCGCCATTCTAGCTTTGTCCGCTGAATGTCCTATAGGACGCACCGGCGCGACTTGGATGGGCCATCGCACGCCCTGGTGGCGCCGCCCGGGGTTGCGATGACCGGCACCAGGCGCCCGCACGTGGCGCGACCGAGCGGGAGTGCGGGACCCGGCGCCACGCACGCTCCAGACGCCGATCGCGACAGCGCGACCCGCCCCTGATCGTCCGGCCCGGCCGCGGACACGGTGTCCGCGAACGTGTCCGCGGACACGCGGACAGCCGTCCGCTGCAATGGAACCGCAATCCTTTCAAACACTTGCGATTGGCACGGGACGTGCTTTG carries:
- the glmS gene encoding glutamine--fructose-6-phosphate transaminase (isomerizing), which gives rise to MCGIVGAIAERDVVPVLIEGLKRLEYRGYDSSGIAVVAGDGVRRVRRTGRVAEMESAALAEDLHATLGIGHTRWATHGGVTEANAHPHVSHGDLALVHNGIIENHEQQRERLRALGYVFESQTDTEVIAHLIHHHAAQGLSLLAALQAAAKELTGAYALAAVSRSRPDVLVCARMGCPLLIGLGEGENFIASDVSAVLQATRRVIFLEEGDTAELSRTGVQVYDAEDQPVQREVHMSEVSLASLELGPYRHFMQKEIHEQPRALADTLEALFDAGGFDTALFGRNADALLADVEGVQILACGTSYYAGLTARYWIESIAGLPCSVEIASEYRYRAAHANPRQLIVTISQSGETLDTMEALKYAKSLGHAKTLSICNVPESAIPRASALVLYTRAGAEIGVASTKAFTTQLAALFQLTCVLAKLRGRLSEAQEADCLEQLRYLPGSVQHALNLEPQIAVWAERFADKHNALFLGRGLHYPIALEGALKLKEITYIHAEGYPAGELKHGPLALVDANMPVVVIAPNDALLEKVKSNMQEVRARGGELFVFADQDSHFSESEGVHVIRTPRHAGLLSPVVHTIPVQLLAYHTALARGTDVDKPRNLAKSVTVE